Below is a genomic region from Deinococcus arcticus.
AGAACGAATTGAACTCTAGGTTTGCTCTGCGCGTCAATCAGGACCAGGACCGTCTGGCCCTGGCGCGACTCCTTCAGGATGACGAGCTCACCGTCTCGGAGCCCTTTTCACCTCACGGACTGCACGAGTACCGGGGTCAGGTCACAGTCCGTGGGGAAGCCGTCGACTTGAAGTTTCATCACAAAGGGCAGAGCAGGGGAGGTGGGCTCTCCGCACTCCGCAGTGGCCCCTCAACTTCTCCGGAAATCGTCCGTCTGCTGCGGCAGATTATTGTGCGCAATGCGAAAAGTGCCGATCTGGGGATTACGGCAAGTCGTCCACCATTTGATCGCCAACCGAGTAGGTTGGGGATTCGTGTGGGCGCTGGTCGGACATCAGGCGGCGCGAGTGGAAAGGGCAAGCCGTATCAGCTTACGGTCGGCTATCTCGGTGAGCAGCATTTCGTGAACTTCCTGGCCCAAGAGGCATCGGAGCTTGAGGTAGAATGGCTGAATCAGGAACGAGAGCAGGGCCTGCCTTACGACGTGCGGGTGGGCGGGCGCCTCGCAGTGGATGTCAAGGCCACACAGACTGAACGGGACCATGTGCTGTTGACTCCAGCTGAACGTCTCTTCCGTGAAACGTGGGGATTGCATCATGCCATTGCGCTGGTCACGCTCCGCACTGATCCCACTGCGCCGCCCGCTGCTGTCGATCTTTACACTGGGCCTTCCCTGACACGCACCACCTTGGCACAGTTGCGGTTTCTGCTCGCCGGCCTCCCTCCGGTCCCCGGCGGTTTCGAGTCAGCGGTGGCCCCCTCTTCGGAGGCGACAGGTGAGCCTTTCAACTCATCACCTGTCGACCTATTTCAGCTTTATCCTCTGTTCAAGCCTGGAACCTACAGGAGCGGCGAGGGCCAGGACATCTTGTCTTTCAGCTCGGATGGCAGTTGGAGCAGGAAGAGCCCGTCAGTAAACCGTTCAGGTCGGTATGCCATGGTTGGCCGGCAGATTCATTTGCAGGACCATACATTCCTGCAAGGCGCGGCTGAAGAACGACTGTTCGCGGGCCGTACCCACACGCATTGGGTGCTTACCGACGTTCACGGCGCCGCCTATTACTCGGACGAAGTTGGGAACGTCAGCATCGATTAACCGCCGCGGACCTTCTCT
It encodes:
- a CDS encoding protein NO VEIN domain-containing protein; protein product: MEPQIFNQNELNSRFALRVNQDQDRLALARLLQDDELTVSEPFSPHGLHEYRGQVTVRGEAVDLKFHHKGQSRGGGLSALRSGPSTSPEIVRLLRQIIVRNAKSADLGITASRPPFDRQPSRLGIRVGAGRTSGGASGKGKPYQLTVGYLGEQHFVNFLAQEASELEVEWLNQEREQGLPYDVRVGGRLAVDVKATQTERDHVLLTPAERLFRETWGLHHAIALVTLRTDPTAPPAAVDLYTGPSLTRTTLAQLRFLLAGLPPVPGGFESAVAPSSEATGEPFNSSPVDLFQLYPLFKPGTYRSGEGQDILSFSSDGSWSRKSPSVNRSGRYAMVGRQIHLQDHTFLQGAAEERLFAGRTHTHWVLTDVHGAAYYSDEVGNVSID